Part of the Syntrophorhabdus sp. genome is shown below.
AGGTTCTATTACGACAGGGAATTCTTCCGCCACACCATCATCCCCTTACGGCTGGCCGGGCATTCCCGTTTCCACGACACGATCCCCGCCGATGAACTGGCACGATTCAACGAGAACGAGATCTTCGGTCTCCTTCCGAAAGGCATGACAGAGGGAATCGACCGTTTCTCCCTCTTCGACTTCTCCGCGCCGCAAAACACGCTCTGGGATGCCTTCGCGAAGATAAACGATTTCTACTACAACCACGCGTACACGTACACCATCCGCCACGAGAAGGGAAGGACCATCTACAAGGAGTTCTTCGACGGGGAACCCGTCCTGGAGCTCGTCCTGGGAAACATTGCTTCGGCGGTCCTTCGGGAGGTGAACGAGCGCATCCTCGACCTTCACACCCTTCTGTCAGCCATCAGGGAACGGCACCCGGAGACGGACGAGGCGTCCGTCCGCGCGGCCCTCGACAGCCTCAAGACAAGACACCTCGTCTACTTCGGCGAAGCCTACGCATCGATCATCTCAGTGGTCGACACCGGCATCTGAATCGAGGTAGAAATGCCTGATCGACCGGCTGAGCACGAAAACAACGGCCAGGACCGTGTACACCGCGAAGATGACGAAGAAGAGTATGAACAGGTTCTTGTTCAGAAGGTCGATGACAACCCCGCCGACGGCGAAGGAAAGGGGGGCAAGGGCCCCGTTGATGGAATCGAGCGTCCCGAAGACCCTGCCCCTTAGCTTGTCGGGTATCACCTTCTGCTTGAGCGAGGTGTTGATGAGCCGCGAGATGGCCATGCAGCCGGAGAGGATCGAGAAAAGCGCGAAGACGATCACGGTATTCCTGGCGAAAGAGATGAAGAGAAATATGGCGGCCTCGATGAAGAAGAGCACGCATATGACCGCGTAGTTCTGCCGGTTGCTTGTCTTCAGCGCGCCGAAGACGAAATAGGCGATGATCGAGCTCAAGGTAAGCATGCTCATGAGGTATCCGTAATACGAACCCTTCAGCCTCATCACGTCCTCCACGAGGAAGGGCAAAGCGAGCATCACCATGGGGAAGAACAGGTTCGACAGGGTATAGACTATGGTCTGGTCCCTCAGGCCCCTGTTCCCCCAGATAAAACGGAAGCCTTCCTTTGTCTCGGCCGCGAACTCCGCGCAGGAAAAAGATGTCTTCTTCCCTGGTCGTGCGTCCGTGAGCGACATGAACCCCGTCCACAGGGCGGCGCAAAGGTAGGAGACGCCGTTCACCAGAAAGGCCAGCGCCCCGCCCAGCACGGTAAAGAATATCCCGCCCAGCGCGTTGCCTGCCATGGCCAGCACCCCGCCCGCGCCCTGGAAGAGCGAGTTGCCCTTCTGGACCTTTTCCTTCGGGAGGACCACGGGGATTATCGAGTTCAGCGCGGCGTTGAAGACGGAATCGATGATGCCCATGCAGGCCGTCACGACAAAGACCGCGTAGACGGCCACGGGGAAAGGGCCGAGGGTGGTCAGGCCCGCCGCCCCGTTGACAGTGACGAAGAAGAGGGCCAGCATGAGCGCTGAACGAACGAAATAGCTCCAGAGGATGACCGATCTTCTGTTCGCCCTGTCGACAAAGGTCCCGGCAAGGGGCCCCATAACGACCCAGGGCAGGAAAGCGAGAAGCTCAACGATCCCGAGGACCGTCGCGGACCCTGTCATCTGCTTGAGGTAGAGGATGAGCACGACGGAATAGAGCGCGCTCCCAAGGAGCGCGACGCATTGACCGCCGATCATGACAGTGAAATTCCTGTTGAACAGTCTCTCGGAAGGCGGCGTCATACGCTCGTTCGACGCTCTTTACGTCGTTCGCGTGCCGCAGGACCTGGGGACATCCAGGGGGTAAGCCGTCTGGTGCTCGATGAACCTTTTGGCGATGAGCTCCGTCAACTCCCGGTTCTCATCCATCATGCGCCGCAGCGTGACCTGCGCGCTGCAGAAGGACTCCATGAAGTTCGTGTCCGTCACCGGCGAGAGGGCACAATACTCGCCGCAGATGGGCAGTGCCTC
Proteins encoded:
- a CDS encoding MFS transporter, whose product is MTPPSERLFNRNFTVMIGGQCVALLGSALYSVVLILYLKQMTGSATVLGIVELLAFLPWVVMGPLAGTFVDRANRRSVILWSYFVRSALMLALFFVTVNGAAGLTTLGPFPVAVYAVFVVTACMGIIDSVFNAALNSIIPVVLPKEKVQKGNSLFQGAGGVLAMAGNALGGIFFTVLGGALAFLVNGVSYLCAALWTGFMSLTDARPGKKTSFSCAEFAAETKEGFRFIWGNRGLRDQTIVYTLSNLFFPMVMLALPFLVEDVMRLKGSYYGYLMSMLTLSSIIAYFVFGALKTSNRQNYAVICVLFFIEAAIFLFISFARNTVIVFALFSILSGCMAISRLINTSLKQKVIPDKLRGRVFGTLDSINGALAPLSFAVGGVVIDLLNKNLFILFFVIFAVYTVLAVVFVLSRSIRHFYLDSDAGVDH